The nucleotide window ttgtaattacACTTTCATCCAATTACTCTGTTTTATGCAAACAAATCTTCAACACAAATATTTTGTTGGACTCGAATATCCAATGAATAAGGTTATTTAAATTGGAtttctattttaatttgaataagaATAATTGAACGTTTATGATAATTTCTCAAATTCATAGATTTGTTTTGTTATTAGATATCTATTTAgtaatgaattttaaaatcttaaaatatttttgaatttaacaaatctatttttcttatttttctaatatatattatattgaatcttaattaatttatctgacaaaatcaaataataaaacatttatacaaataaaaaatttaaatatgaaaaaCTTACATATATAAATTGTTCCAAATAGGCACTTCTACCATGTTAAGAAAAAAGTAGTCTATAAGGTAATCTAGTCAGCATTCGCCTGTCCAAGATCCAAATCGCATGTAATTAAGGACAGTAAGGTGATTATCTTTCTTTCTTCCTATTTTAGGATGATTATGGATGTTGCTAACTATTACAAAGCTGGACAcgatatcaaaaaaaaaaaaaaaactgactgATTATTGCCTATAAAAAGCTTCAAGTTTTGAAGCAGAAACAGCCATGCAAGAATTAGCCACTTACCATTTGACAACCATGAAGAACTCATATCTCCTTCTCCTACTCGTTTCTTTCCTCATCTTGTCTCCTGGTAATATTATCACTTCCCCTTTCATTTCATCGATCCTTTGTAGTATAATGTTTTAGCTTacatttttggtttttttttttttgtagggCTGGGAATTAAAACAGGTGAGTTAGCTGAAGCTGCATGCATGATGTCTCCGATTCATCTTCCTAATTGCTCGCATGAAGCATGCGTTCAAAGCTGCGTTGAAAAGTATGGTGAATGCATCAATGGTGGTTGCATCGATTACCAGACTTGTTGTTGCAGGTTTTGACTGATGTTCATCATGAAATCAATATAAGGAAAtggttaaaataattttattaataaatgaaaagttttgaatgagaaatatgaagaATTTATGTTTTaagaatttattattatttttgaacatGTAGTTTTATTTTAAGAATTTCATCTATCTActttataaatttcaaatttaaattcttgttaaaatttttatattaaatatatgaatgtgatattttaaaataaaatatactcaTTTAATAGTTtcataacaacaaaataatattataataaacttaaatttaacaTAAGAATTGCTATGATATTAACCATTAAATTTATACTTTCAAATTAAAaagttaaattatttaaaataaatgttaGAAACcaaatctaaacattaaaattacaactTAGTCTTCCatcattattttaattataaataaaaacacTCTCTATGCAGGGACGAATGAATTTAGGGATTGGAGAGTCCCCGAACCCTAACatggaaattttttattttcactcATTAaagtctttaaaattttaaatagataaaaataaaattatattttaaccctaaaaataataaaattttaactcaatcctttaaaatttttatttttactattataaaattacaatttaatttcttcCTTAAAAAATTTCCTTGCTCGGCGAATCACCCTATATCATTATCTTCATGCACTCCCCATTATTATCATCACGACACTAAACATAAATGAAAACCTACCTACCTTTGAAATTGATATTCGCTCCTTCCATTTTCAACCAAGCCACGTGTTTCCCTTCCATTGGCCTATCCCTCACTAAAGTTGTTGTCATCGGCaagttctttatttttcttcaacACAAAATTGAATTTCAACATTCACAATAAATCATTCTTTTATTAACAATTTTTAAATTGAAGTTtttacaattaattaaaatttataatatttaattacttatatttatttttacagATTATTAGTCTATTATTAATTcacaatattatatatatacttttttggTATCTTCCATATTtgtttttacatgatttttaatattttctttaaatttcgaACATACTTTCTCTCTTTGTAAATATATTATACTTTACTACTACACTTCATCgttatattatattatactatactAAATATTTAACTCTCGATTAAATTAATATAACAAGTCATTCGAGCTTCAATgactaaaatattattattttataaaataaattatattattttaagaatattttttatatattttatataaaaataaaaataagcacattataaaatttgaacttaagatacaattaaaattttatcttattattttactcaaaacaacatttacttttataaatatatttgttatatagttttgtttttaatttatattgaaATCTAAAATTAATAAGAAAGGAGAAAGGAAATAGGTAATTTTCTTGaaaagttctttttttttttaatttgaaaacgATAAGAGAAAAAACATGTTTATATAATCATATACGCTTTATTTTGAGATTTTGAATTTTCTTATTGTTTGAAAAAGGtggttaaaattataaatttaaaatatatacctGTTTAaagataatatataataaataataaaatgtatagttttgaaattaattaattataataatatattaaatatgtattacattaaaataaaaattaaattaaattatgagtaaaacgacatttaaacacataaatacgTACTAAATGAACTACAATGATTTATCATAATTTTGTCATCAATTGTGAGTTAGTATCGAGTTGACTTGTGATACCAACTCGttaacaacattattaatatatataattgaggATGATAATAAATTATACGCATTAAAATAAAATGTATCAAAATGAAACTTTAgttgaatgataaatttaaaGGTTTGTTAATTCAATTAATGCGAGTTCAAATATCAATATATGCATTATTTTTAAAGACATGtgacatttttttaaaatatgcttgtggaattaaagaaaataactatacattttaatattttactacatACCTATATGACATTGGTCAAAAACAACCTTATTGACGGTGTTCGAAAACTCTGCTAACAATGTatcaaatattttttataaatatattattaatgtgtaaatttatattttgtaaACCAATCCAGCACATATTTATAAAAGAAatctatttatttgtatttatttttaaagattttttttttatgtaaaagCACATCTTCAAACATATTTAAGGAGCCAACTAACAGTGGAAAGAAAGAGGAGGAGGAAAGATAGAAATCCTTCTCACGAGCCTGAGTTGAAGTTGAAGAAATGGCGTCCAAGTTGTGTGACTCCTGCAAATTAGGCACCTCTGATCTCTTTTGCCGCCCTCACTCAGCGTTCCTTTGCTGTAACTGTGATTCCACTACCCACGCCGCCAACCACCTCGCCTCGCCTCACCCTCGTTTTTGCCTCTGTCAAGTCTGCGAGCAAGCGCCGGCTCGCGTCACCTGCAAGGCCGACGCCGCTGCTCTCTGCGTCGCCTGTGACCAACACATCCACTCAGCAAACCCTCTCGCCCGCCAGCATGTGCGCCTTCCTATTATCCCCTTCTATGACTCCGACAATTCAGTCCCTGCAGTCAAGTCCAACTGTGCCGTCAACAACTTCCTAGGCGAGCCGTACTTCTCGGCCGTCGATGGAGACACTTACGTCAACCAGGAGGAAACGGAGGCGGCTTCGTGGCTGCTTCCCAATCCTAACCATAAGGCTGTGGAGAGTCCTGTCCTGTACACGGGGCAGTTTTTATTCTCGGAGATTGACCTGTATTTGGATCTGGATCACGTGCCTTTGAATCTAAAAATCGGAACCCCGGAGCAGACCTGCTCTGGAACTGACGCAATGGTCCCTACCCAAAGCAAGAGCGTCGAAGATCCATCGGTTAACCATCGCTGCGTCAACTCGGACTTCACCCGATCCAAACCCTTCGCTAGTTATGGCTACAACCCTCACTGTCATAGCTTCACTGTAAGCAAAGCATGCAGCTTTGTAAAAATTTACTATTACAATGATTATGGTCATGAAATAGAAGTTTGAAAAATTGGGTTTGATATGCAGGAATCATCATCATTGGAGGTTGGAGGGGTCCCAGATGGAAGTGCGATGATGAGGGAGATATCAAAGCAGCAAGGGAGAAGAACGGAGTCAATGCGTGAACTTGCATCAGCTGAAAGAGAAGCGAGGGTTCTGAGGtacaaagagaagagaaagaagaggaaaTTTGAGAAGACAATCCGTTACGCCTCGAGAAAATCTTACGCTGAAATGCGGCCTAGGATTAAAGGTAGGTTCGCCAAGCGCACTGACTTTGAACCCGATCGCACTAACATTTATGGATTCTAATTACATTAAACTCTCCACTGCTTTCTTTTAAATGCTTTGCAAACTTTCCCTCTTTCTATGTTCTATTCCGAGGGTTTTTTGGGGGCAGGACTTGGAGCTGCttcttaaaaaaagaaaaaaaagaaatgtgGCTGTATATAAGAAGTTGATGATGGTTTTAAACATCATCATATCTGGTCTTTTTAACtcaatatctagaactatttatAGTTCTTCTCAAACTCATAAATAGAAAGTTAATGCATTTCAATATATTCGAATTCACATTCTCCTGTATTAACAATAATATCATTACCAATCGAGTTAAAATTTAATCCACAAATTTCTATGTAGAATTCTCTttgaaaacataatataatatatttattagcAATAACCTATTAAATAATCTTAAAATATATAGCTTTTAAGTATcaataaaataatgttatataattaacttttaaagatatataaatatattattgcaCATTTATTCATATATGATATCtatttctaatttaatttaacttttttaagttacttaaaattaattatttttaaataaaatataggcAAACGATTGAactttgaaaatattaaaaccaatgattaaaaataaaattggaaaaaattagaaaattgaatgaaaaacaTGAGGAATCaataactaaaatttaaaaaaaaatgaaaaaacccTTTAGcaaaaaattgaataattattaCCATCACGGATGGTGTTACCAAACTTTGGTAGTTGATTAAAATTGGAAACAATACTGTGGATATTTTAGTTAAGATGGTTCGTGATAGAAAATTTGGTGTGTgcattttgaataatttaatgggACGTTAGTTTAATTGCTTTTGTTTAATCTTATTtgtataaaaagaaaagaaaaaattgaaataGAAAATTACAAATGAAAAAGTAAAAATTGGCTGCCTatcaattaaaagaatttaaaaacttGATAACACGAGAATAAAAcacgattaaattttaaaaaatctaaaatgaaTAATACATTATAAAACAAGAAAACAAGTtcgtttattttataaaatttttatttttaaaaatatttaattaaaactatTAAATTAAGTTAAGAAAATGTAATATTTGTATTTTCTAAAAAAAACTGAGATACTATTTTATTAAtacttaaaatttatataatttaaaataattttaatataaattattcccTATTTTACTGCTATACCTAACATGATTAAACTCCACATTGAATATGGTCAACAATTTAAGAAGTTGAAGGATTTTATTACGTAACTTG belongs to Gossypium arboreum isolate Shixiya-1 chromosome 7, ASM2569848v2, whole genome shotgun sequence and includes:
- the LOC108485796 gene encoding zinc finger protein CONSTANS-LIKE 4-like, whose translation is MASKLCDSCKLGTSDLFCRPHSAFLCCNCDSTTHAANHLASPHPRFCLCQVCEQAPARVTCKADAAALCVACDQHIHSANPLARQHVRLPIIPFYDSDNSVPAVKSNCAVNNFLGEPYFSAVDGDTYVNQEETEAASWLLPNPNHKAVESPVLYTGQFLFSEIDLYLDLDHVPLNLKIGTPEQTCSGTDAMVPTQSKSVEDPSVNHRCVNSDFTRSKPFASYGYNPHCHSFTESSSLEVGGVPDGSAMMREISKQQGRRTESMRELASAEREARVLRYKEKRKKRKFEKTIRYASRKSYAEMRPRIKGRFAKRTDFEPDRTNIYGF